One window from the genome of Candidatus Acidiferrales bacterium encodes:
- the xylA gene encoding xylose isomerase has product MKINLTLGQIEYFPGINQVKYEGQSSKNPLAFKWYDPDKVVAGKRLQDHLRFSTAYWHSFCNTGNDPFGPGTKDFKWNESDDSIKRAKAKMDAAFEFMTKIGTPFYCFHDFDIVDEGATIGESDSRIRAMVDYAKEKQAASGVKLLWGTSNLFSNPRYMNGAATNPDFNVIAYAGTQVKRTLDATIELGGANYVFWGGREGYFSLLNTDMKREKEHLGMFLKMARDYARSKGFKGTFLIEPKPMEPTKHQYDFDAETVIGFIHKHGLENDFKLNIEVNHATLAGHTFQHELQAAADAGLLGSIDANRGDYQNGWDTDQFPVNVHEVVEAMLVILQAGGFTAGGINFDAKTRRSSTDPEDIFIAHVSGMDTFAKALIIADKILKESDYLEFRRKRYSSFDSGAGAEFEKGKLALDDLRKLAEKGGEPKQLSGKQELLEAIIANYV; this is encoded by the coding sequence ATGAAGATTAACTTAACTTTAGGCCAGATAGAATACTTCCCCGGTATTAACCAGGTAAAGTATGAGGGGCAGTCGTCTAAAAATCCTCTTGCTTTTAAGTGGTACGATCCTGACAAGGTGGTTGCCGGAAAGAGACTCCAAGATCATTTGAGATTTTCGACCGCATACTGGCACTCCTTCTGCAATACCGGAAACGATCCGTTCGGCCCTGGTACAAAGGATTTCAAATGGAACGAGTCCGACGATTCAATAAAGAGAGCTAAAGCCAAGATGGATGCCGCATTTGAGTTTATGACAAAGATTGGTACTCCGTTTTATTGCTTCCATGATTTTGATATCGTCGACGAAGGCGCGACGATTGGAGAATCGGACAGTAGAATTCGAGCCATGGTCGATTATGCGAAAGAAAAACAGGCCGCCTCAGGGGTGAAACTTCTCTGGGGAACGTCGAACCTTTTCAGTAACCCTCGTTATATGAACGGTGCAGCGACGAATCCCGATTTTAATGTGATCGCTTATGCCGGCACACAAGTCAAGCGGACTCTGGACGCCACGATCGAGCTGGGCGGAGCAAACTATGTGTTCTGGGGCGGCCGCGAAGGATATTTTTCTCTTCTCAATACGGACATGAAGAGAGAAAAAGAACACCTTGGGATGTTTCTTAAGATGGCGCGAGATTACGCGAGGAGTAAAGGCTTCAAAGGAACATTTCTTATCGAGCCGAAGCCAATGGAACCTACGAAACACCAGTACGATTTCGATGCCGAGACCGTCATAGGTTTTATTCACAAGCATGGGCTCGAAAATGATTTCAAGCTCAACATCGAGGTGAACCATGCCACGCTCGCGGGACATACTTTCCAGCACGAGCTTCAAGCTGCCGCCGATGCCGGCCTGCTTGGAAGTATAGATGCAAACCGGGGCGATTATCAAAATGGATGGGACACCGACCAATTTCCCGTCAACGTGCATGAGGTGGTCGAGGCCATGCTTGTGATTTTGCAGGCTGGAGGATTCACTGCCGGCGGAATAAATTTCGACGCCAAAACCAGAAGAAGTTCAACTGATCCTGAAGACATTTTCATCGCGCATGTTTCCGGCATGGACACATTTGCAAAAGCATTAATTATTGCCGACAAAATTCTTAAGGAGTCGGATTACCTTGAGTTCAGGCGGAAAAGATATTCCTCTTTCGACAGTGGTGCGGGTGCGGAATTCGAAAAGGGGAAGCTTGCTCTGGACGATTTAAGAAAACTAGCAGAGAAGGGCGGCGAGCCGAAACAACTCAGCGGAAAGCAAGAACTGTTAGAGGCGATCATCGCTAATTATGTCTGA
- a CDS encoding FGGY family carbohydrate kinase produces the protein MLTVGYDIGSSSIKAALYDVKSGEAVASATYPKDEMRIDSPKPGWAEQNPETWWNAVKKVSAEILSSSRVSASDISAIGITYQMHGLVLVDKRKDVLRPSIIWCDSRAVGIGSKAFAEIGKEKCLRFLLNSPGNFTASKLRWVIENERSVFEKTFKFMLPGDYIAMKMTGEISTTAEGLSEGIMWNFESEEPAHFLMAHLGISEAMIPGIVPVFGHQGTLTKESADELGLKSGIPITYRAGDQPNNAFSLNVLRPGEIAATAGTSGVVYGVSDQIKFDRDQRVNTFAHVNHTKDKRRLGILLCINGTGISNSWMRKTIFDSSIPYEEMNRAAGEIRIGSDGLVFLPFGNGAERMLTNLEIGASFSGLNFNIHSRKHLTRSVLEGVAFSFYYGINILKELGVDSKIIRAGMANMFLSKIFRETIASLSGAVIQLYNTDGALGAARASAFGAGFHPSLDESFRGLECLMTVEPDSNNISKYKAAYEKWLNELQTNLQSLGEKNED, from the coding sequence ATGCTGACTGTTGGTTACGATATCGGCAGCTCATCCATTAAAGCGGCGCTCTACGACGTCAAGTCGGGCGAAGCGGTGGCGAGCGCCACTTATCCAAAAGACGAGATGAGAATAGACTCTCCGAAACCCGGCTGGGCCGAGCAGAATCCCGAGACATGGTGGAACGCGGTAAAAAAAGTTTCTGCGGAAATTCTTTCATCTTCACGAGTGTCGGCATCCGACATTTCGGCGATCGGCATAACGTATCAAATGCACGGTTTAGTTTTGGTAGACAAACGCAAAGATGTCTTGAGACCATCTATTATCTGGTGCGACAGCAGAGCCGTTGGAATAGGCAGCAAGGCGTTCGCCGAGATCGGGAAAGAAAAATGTCTTCGATTCTTGCTGAACTCTCCGGGAAATTTTACGGCATCCAAGCTCAGATGGGTGATCGAAAACGAACGTTCTGTCTTCGAAAAGACTTTCAAGTTCATGCTGCCGGGAGATTACATCGCGATGAAAATGACCGGCGAAATTTCTACAACAGCCGAGGGCCTCTCGGAAGGAATAATGTGGAACTTCGAATCGGAAGAGCCGGCACATTTTCTTATGGCGCATCTAGGGATCAGTGAAGCTATGATTCCCGGAATAGTCCCCGTATTTGGACATCAGGGTACGCTTACGAAAGAATCCGCCGACGAGCTTGGTTTAAAGAGCGGCATTCCGATAACCTATAGGGCGGGCGATCAGCCGAACAATGCATTCTCACTTAACGTGCTGCGTCCGGGTGAAATTGCAGCGACCGCCGGCACTTCCGGTGTCGTTTATGGAGTAAGCGATCAAATCAAATTTGACAGAGACCAGCGAGTGAACACTTTTGCTCATGTCAATCATACGAAAGATAAGAGAAGACTTGGAATTCTCCTCTGTATAAATGGCACGGGAATCTCAAATAGTTGGATGCGAAAAACAATTTTCGACTCGTCCATCCCATATGAGGAAATGAATCGCGCAGCCGGAGAGATCAGAATCGGCTCGGATGGTTTGGTTTTTCTGCCGTTTGGAAATGGCGCGGAGCGAATGCTTACAAACTTAGAGATCGGGGCCTCATTCTCCGGATTGAATTTCAACATTCATTCTCGAAAACACCTCACACGGTCCGTTCTCGAAGGCGTTGCATTCTCATTTTATTACGGGATAAATATTTTGAAGGAACTCGGAGTCGATTCAAAAATTATTCGTGCCGGCATGGCAAATATGTTCTTGAGCAAAATATTTAGAGAGACAATTGCCTCACTCAGCGGAGCAGTGATCCAGCTTTACAATACCGACGGCGCGCTGGGAGCTGCGAGAGCGTCGGCTTTCGGCGCAGGATTTCATCCTTCTTTGGACGAGTCGTTTAGGGGGCTGGAGTGCTTGATGACGGTCGAGCCAGATTCCAATAATATCTCGAAATATAAAGCGGCTTACGAAAAATGGCTGAACGAATTACAAACTAATCTACAATCTTTGGGAGAAAAAAATGAAGATTAA
- a CDS encoding NADH-dependent [FeFe] hydrogenase, group A6: protein MDTKMVNIKVNGNEYQAPDGMTILDACASAGIKIPTLCYLEGVSRNASCGVCLVEVKGARTLVRSCSTCIREGIEIATNSPRIREARRTNVELLLANHPKDCLSCLRNQNCELQEISAELGVKDDVFVRTRPVEELDLTSPSIIRDPNKCILCGRCVAVCATVQTVYAIDFTRRGNKSKVSTYMDKGLGNVACTNCGQCALVCPTGAIVERDDTDKVFEEILNPDKVVIVQTAPAIRVGIGEAMGMGHGALVTGQMVAGLRRLGFNKVFDTQFTADLTIMEEGHELIKRLTKGGVLPMITSCSPGWIKFIEHFFPNSLDHLSTCKSPQQMFGAVAKTYYAAKTGIDPRKMVVVSIMPCTAKKYEAKRPEMMSAFAYWKEKKSWSDDDAFYDVDYVLTTRELARMFKESGIQFSSLPSEEFDNPLGESTGAAVIFGTTGGVMEAALRTAYEVVTGSSLPNINFTAVRGMEGIKEAEVDMSGTKIRVAVAHTLKNARRLLDQIEKGESPYAFIEVMTCPGGCIGGGGQPIPTSLEIRKKRAASIYAEDEGKPIRKSHENPEIGTIYREFLKEPLGHISHSLLHTSYKKRGLLTWKSNGEIKKELVLS, encoded by the coding sequence ATGGATACCAAGATGGTGAACATAAAAGTCAACGGCAATGAGTATCAGGCACCGGACGGTATGACGATCCTCGACGCGTGTGCGAGTGCGGGAATAAAGATACCGACACTGTGCTACCTCGAGGGGGTCTCACGAAATGCGTCTTGCGGTGTTTGTCTCGTCGAAGTCAAAGGCGCAAGAACTCTCGTGCGTTCCTGTTCGACATGTATCCGTGAAGGGATCGAGATTGCCACCAACTCTCCACGCATTCGCGAGGCACGACGGACAAATGTCGAGCTTCTTCTCGCCAACCACCCGAAAGATTGTCTCTCCTGTCTGCGAAACCAGAATTGCGAGCTCCAAGAGATATCGGCGGAATTGGGTGTGAAGGACGATGTTTTTGTCAGAACGAGACCCGTTGAAGAACTGGATTTGACTTCTCCATCGATCATAAGAGATCCGAATAAATGTATCCTTTGCGGAAGATGCGTTGCCGTGTGCGCGACGGTTCAGACGGTTTACGCAATTGATTTTACGAGGCGAGGAAACAAAAGCAAAGTTTCGACTTACATGGACAAGGGACTCGGAAATGTTGCCTGCACAAACTGCGGGCAATGTGCGCTGGTTTGCCCGACCGGCGCAATCGTCGAACGTGACGATACCGATAAAGTGTTTGAAGAGATTCTCAATCCGGACAAAGTTGTGATAGTACAGACGGCTCCTGCGATCCGCGTCGGCATAGGCGAAGCCATGGGCATGGGCCATGGTGCACTTGTGACGGGACAGATGGTCGCAGGCTTGCGCCGCCTCGGCTTCAACAAAGTGTTCGATACGCAGTTCACTGCGGACCTGACGATCATGGAAGAAGGACATGAGCTGATAAAACGCCTTACCAAGGGCGGCGTCTTACCTATGATCACTTCATGTTCGCCAGGATGGATAAAATTTATCGAACATTTCTTCCCGAATTCTTTGGATCATCTATCGACATGCAAGTCTCCGCAGCAAATGTTCGGTGCGGTGGCAAAAACTTATTATGCAGCTAAGACCGGCATTGATCCGAGAAAGATGGTGGTTGTCTCAATTATGCCGTGCACTGCGAAGAAATATGAAGCGAAGCGGCCTGAGATGATGAGCGCATTCGCTTACTGGAAAGAGAAAAAGTCCTGGTCGGATGACGATGCATTTTACGATGTCGATTACGTGCTGACAACTCGCGAGCTTGCGAGGATGTTCAAGGAATCGGGGATCCAATTCTCGTCGCTTCCCTCCGAAGAGTTTGACAATCCGTTGGGTGAATCAACTGGAGCTGCGGTGATCTTTGGCACGACAGGCGGAGTGATGGAAGCCGCGCTCAGGACTGCTTATGAAGTTGTGACCGGTTCCTCTCTGCCGAACATAAATTTCACCGCCGTGCGTGGTATGGAAGGAATCAAGGAAGCAGAAGTTGACATGAGCGGTACTAAGATAAGAGTCGCGGTGGCGCACACATTGAAAAATGCCCGCCGGCTTCTTGACCAGATTGAAAAGGGAGAGTCCCCTTACGCGTTCATAGAGGTAATGACGTGTCCCGGCGGATGCATCGGCGGCGGCGGACAACCGATCCCGACGAGTCTGGAAATCAGAAAAAAACGCGCCGCATCTATTTATGCGGAGGACGAAGGTAAACCGATTCGCAAGTCGCATGAAAATCCCGAGATCGGAACGATTTACAGGGAATTCTTGAAAGAACCGTTGGGACATATCTCTCATAGTCTTCTTCATACTTCTTATAAGAAGCGCGGCTTGCTCACCTGGAAGTCTAACGGTGAGATTAAGAAGGAGCTCGTTCTTTCTTAG
- a CDS encoding FAD-dependent oxidoreductase, translated as MKLLDSAALEEIRQRGLKKILPDIPRISVGMGTCGIGNGAKEVYESFQKAIRVKHAKIQLSITGCFGFCAEEPIVNCYLPGMPLVILHKVTPKDAEKIVESLSNGLMPVKKALCRIEKWNFFTSGIEFGAGLSNIPLWNEIPFFKGQKKIVLREAGLINPEDIEEYIAVGGYAALLKALTQMTPDSVLDEIKKSKLRGRGGAGFPTGIKWEMMKKAESDRKYIICNADEGDPGAYMNRNEIESDPQALIEGMLIGAYVMGAPEGIMYVRAEYPLAVERFKKAVAAARECGILGQNIFGASFSFDLTHVEGAGAFVCGEETALIASIEGRAGRPITRPPYPAQKGLWGKPTNINNVETWYNVPLIVTIGGDEFSKFGTANSTGTKVFSLVGKVKNTGLVELPLGTPLENIIYQMGEGTGNKKKIRAVQTGGPSGGCIPVEYFNTPVDYESLTKLGTIMGSGGMVVMDQDNCMVDVARYFVEVTHNESCGKCTPCREGLSQMLAILNKITRGDATMADLDTLERLAYVIKDSALCGLGQTSANPVLTTLKYFRDEYERHINQKRCKAGVCESLFMALCENSCPLHMNIPGYLQLLKERRIEEAFELTLRDNPLPGTVGRICYFHCQMRCRRDMIDDAVSQGEIHRYLADTMYKMGREKEIYQRLIKEKLSPTGKKVAIIGAGPAGLTAAYYLVRLGHSVTVYDSHAKAGGILQYGIPAYRLPKDVLNKELELFKKLGVKFVFNTRIGKGAGFKHLQKQNDAVFIAVGAQKDIGLDIPGKELDGVLEGYEFLEKFALGKKLPIGKNIAIVGAGNVAIDVARSCLRLGADVAIVYRRDRDEMPANSHEINDAVDECIKFMFMSAPSRIIGDAKGRVTGLEIHKMKLDGFDSAGRKKPVDTGETAVVECDMVILAVGEKVEFEPAKEIGLEVRKNGSIRAHQPGYRTNLARVYAGGDAVTGPATVSEAMGIARSAAEAIDFDLMKEKRFHHLFREFKYKDEVPAEPESIKKVEVKKLPIMERILTFQEILSGLSGQEALEEAARCLRCDVKCVDQTEGSFEKD; from the coding sequence ATGAAACTACTTGATAGTGCAGCGTTGGAAGAAATCAGGCAGAGAGGGCTCAAGAAAATATTGCCGGATATTCCCAGGATTTCTGTGGGAATGGGGACCTGCGGAATCGGGAACGGTGCAAAGGAAGTTTATGAGAGTTTTCAGAAAGCCATAAGAGTAAAGCACGCCAAGATCCAACTTTCTATAACAGGCTGCTTCGGGTTCTGTGCCGAAGAACCGATCGTCAATTGTTATTTGCCGGGAATGCCGCTTGTCATTTTGCACAAGGTAACTCCGAAGGACGCAGAGAAAATCGTGGAAAGCCTGAGTAACGGCCTTATGCCGGTGAAGAAGGCTCTCTGCAGGATTGAGAAATGGAATTTTTTCACTTCAGGAATTGAGTTCGGTGCCGGTCTCAGTAATATTCCGCTATGGAATGAAATTCCCTTTTTCAAGGGACAGAAGAAAATTGTTCTTCGGGAAGCAGGGTTGATTAATCCTGAAGACATAGAAGAATACATAGCGGTTGGCGGCTACGCAGCACTGCTGAAGGCGTTGACCCAGATGACACCCGATTCCGTGCTCGATGAGATTAAAAAATCCAAATTGCGTGGACGTGGCGGGGCAGGGTTTCCTACAGGCATCAAGTGGGAAATGATGAAGAAGGCAGAGTCTGACAGAAAGTATATCATTTGTAATGCCGACGAAGGCGATCCGGGCGCATACATGAACCGCAACGAGATTGAGAGCGATCCGCAGGCATTGATCGAGGGAATGTTGATCGGCGCTTATGTGATGGGTGCGCCTGAAGGCATAATGTATGTTCGCGCTGAATATCCGCTTGCGGTCGAGCGGTTCAAGAAAGCTGTTGCTGCCGCACGGGAGTGCGGGATCCTCGGGCAAAATATTTTCGGCGCTTCTTTCAGTTTCGATCTGACTCATGTTGAAGGTGCCGGCGCATTTGTGTGCGGTGAAGAAACGGCTCTTATTGCATCGATTGAAGGCAGAGCAGGACGTCCGATTACTCGTCCGCCATACCCCGCGCAGAAAGGTTTGTGGGGAAAACCGACGAACATAAATAATGTTGAAACATGGTACAATGTCCCGTTGATTGTGACGATCGGCGGTGACGAGTTCTCAAAATTTGGGACTGCAAACAGCACCGGTACAAAAGTTTTTTCGCTTGTCGGCAAAGTTAAAAACACCGGCTTGGTTGAGTTGCCGCTCGGCACTCCGCTTGAAAATATTATTTATCAGATGGGAGAGGGCACCGGAAACAAAAAAAAGATACGTGCAGTCCAGACCGGCGGCCCTTCCGGCGGATGTATACCGGTCGAATATTTTAATACTCCTGTCGATTATGAGTCTCTGACGAAGCTAGGCACGATCATGGGGTCTGGCGGTATGGTGGTGATGGATCAGGATAATTGCATGGTGGACGTCGCCAGATATTTCGTCGAAGTGACTCACAACGAATCTTGCGGGAAGTGCACTCCGTGCCGAGAAGGTCTCTCGCAGATGCTGGCCATCCTGAATAAAATCACGCGCGGCGATGCGACGATGGCCGACCTGGATACGCTGGAAAGATTGGCATATGTGATAAAAGATTCCGCCCTCTGCGGTCTCGGACAAACGAGTGCAAATCCGGTTCTGACCACACTCAAGTATTTTCGCGACGAATACGAAAGACATATAAACCAAAAGCGGTGCAAAGCCGGCGTGTGTGAAAGTCTGTTCATGGCTCTTTGCGAAAACAGTTGCCCGCTGCACATGAATATCCCGGGATATCTGCAGCTCTTGAAAGAGCGGAGGATCGAAGAAGCCTTTGAATTGACTTTGCGCGACAATCCGCTTCCAGGTACTGTAGGAAGGATCTGTTACTTCCATTGCCAGATGCGATGCCGCAGAGATATGATCGACGATGCGGTGTCACAGGGCGAGATTCATCGCTACCTTGCGGATACTATGTACAAGATGGGAAGAGAAAAAGAAATTTATCAGCGTCTGATCAAAGAGAAACTTTCGCCGACGGGAAAGAAGGTCGCAATCATCGGTGCTGGGCCTGCGGGATTGACTGCCGCATACTATCTCGTTCGGCTCGGACACAGTGTCACGGTTTACGATAGTCATGCAAAAGCAGGAGGGATTCTGCAATACGGCATTCCGGCTTATCGCCTGCCCAAAGACGTGTTAAACAAGGAACTCGAGCTTTTCAAAAAGTTGGGAGTAAAATTTGTTTTCAATACTCGCATCGGAAAAGGAGCCGGCTTCAAGCATCTACAGAAACAGAATGATGCCGTATTTATTGCGGTCGGTGCGCAGAAGGATATCGGACTCGATATTCCGGGCAAAGAACTGGACGGCGTACTTGAAGGTTATGAATTTCTCGAGAAGTTTGCTCTTGGAAAGAAACTCCCAATCGGAAAAAATATAGCGATCGTCGGTGCCGGCAACGTGGCAATAGATGTTGCCCGTTCCTGTCTGAGACTCGGTGCGGATGTTGCGATAGTCTATCGCCGTGATAGAGATGAGATGCCGGCAAATTCTCACGAGATAAACGATGCCGTGGATGAATGCATCAAGTTCATGTTCATGTCGGCTCCGAGCAGAATCATCGGCGATGCTAAGGGAAGGGTTACCGGACTAGAAATCCACAAGATGAAACTTGATGGGTTTGACAGCGCCGGAAGGAAGAAGCCCGTAGACACCGGGGAAACCGCCGTTGTGGAATGCGATATGGTAATATTGGCAGTCGGCGAGAAAGTGGAATTCGAACCGGCGAAGGAGATCGGACTGGAAGTCAGAAAAAATGGCTCGATCAGAGCGCATCAGCCGGGATACAGAACCAACCTGGCCAGAGTATATGCCGGCGGCGATGCGGTTACCGGTCCGGCAACCGTTTCCGAAGCGATGGGAATAGCAAGAAGCGCAGCAGAAGCAATCGACTTCGACTTGATGAAAGAAAAGAGGTTCCATCATCTATTTAGAGAGTTCAAGTACAAAGATGAAGTCCCTGCCGAGCCGGAATCGATCAAGAAAGTTGAGGTAAAAAAGCTTCCCATCATGGAACGCATCTTGACCTTCCAGGAGATCCTGTCGGGTTTAAGCGGGCAAGAGGCACTTGAAGAAGCTGCGCGGTGTTTGCGATGCGACGTGAAATGCGTCGACCAGACCGAAGGGTCATTCGAAAAAGATTAA
- a CDS encoding NAD(P)H-dependent oxidoreductase subunit E translates to MNESQTTSRELSDGIHLSGDSFLHEIDSVVAKHKGQQGELLGILEETQLQSEQKYLSEDALNHVAMKTGVPLSRIYNVVTFYSFFNLKPQGEHTVTVCRGTACHTKGSKVLLDDLGLVLGGGKELDAGESGFTSSDNKFTVSTVACFGQCALAPVVAIDGNICSNMTTAKLKKLLSKVSKGRKNQ, encoded by the coding sequence ATGAACGAGTCACAAACGACATCGCGAGAACTATCCGATGGAATTCATCTTAGCGGAGATTCCTTTTTACATGAAATAGATTCGGTTGTCGCTAAACACAAGGGTCAGCAGGGTGAGCTTCTTGGGATACTTGAAGAGACACAGCTTCAGAGCGAACAGAAGTATCTTTCCGAGGACGCATTGAACCACGTCGCGATGAAAACCGGTGTACCACTTTCCAGAATTTACAACGTCGTTACGTTTTATTCTTTTTTCAATCTTAAACCGCAGGGTGAACACACCGTCACCGTATGTCGGGGCACTGCATGCCATACGAAAGGCTCCAAGGTACTACTCGATGACCTTGGATTAGTGTTGGGCGGCGGAAAAGAGCTCGATGCCGGAGAATCCGGATTCACCTCCTCCGATAACAAGTTTACGGTATCGACCGTAGCCTGCTTTGGCCAATGCGCTCTCGCTCCAGTCGTTGCTATTGACGGAAACATTTGTAGTAATATGACAACCGCAAAACTGAAGAAGCTATTGAGCAAGGTTTCCAAGGGGAGGAAAAATCAATGA
- a CDS encoding TonB-dependent receptor, which produces MQKIFLSVIGIIISIYPTSSFSKTTDLKGKIMDAETGLPLKNIHVLIHELQREAISDSGGFFSFTSVEAGTYHLSFANPAYARYEKEVRTDDTLIIRLDPVVFHGPEVIVTSTKGEVPSSPVPTIVVDGMMLPQTGAPTVSDILSQQPGVALVRDGMWETDVSIRGMTRNNVVMMVDNTRLETANDIATALSLINPFDLDRIEVIKGANSALAGTGAFGGVVNCISKSPSYSDQPRFDGESLIQYESVNHSSAEYLALESGSENFKLRGSGEYRKAGNYETPLGDVPNSQYNDFGLTGDAGIKLFNNHSLDLTYQRFQAEDTGIPGDSLFTQTASAKYTLARRELYKLEYSIPDISDAFPVLILRASRQIIERHVQVIQTPTLTLTPHAIHGTDMFQIEGSIVPATGHFLTAGVEVWQRTLDSKRERYNYSNNTVIQDVPLPNSSFGSAGIYAQDEWQLIPQATIVVLGGRCDFIRVHNDLTVDTVWIQNSSGQKTFPQDENVLWPENTSSSASWSANLGIDQKIYESLNGSVLLSTAFRSPSLEERYQYLNFGGSIHVGNPDLQPEQSVSINCGLEWRTLLLRLDGDVYYNSLRDLVSEVLGTFEGNPAYVKINIGQARMYGYELSAETDAASHLIFGATLSYVRGENTKSHANLPQIPPLHAAFSANYMFGNLGTIDAQLEGDARQDFSAVGENPPAGYILIDAGYRSVPVAFSGIFITLNLGVHNLFNRAYMNFLSTARGEIKYEPGRNIFATASVQW; this is translated from the coding sequence ATGCAAAAAATTTTTTTGTCCGTAATTGGAATAATTATATCAATATATCCTACATCCTCTTTTTCAAAAACGACCGACCTAAAAGGAAAAATCATGGATGCAGAAACAGGACTTCCGTTAAAGAACATCCACGTGCTCATCCACGAATTACAGAGGGAAGCCATTTCAGATAGCGGCGGCTTTTTTAGTTTCACATCGGTAGAAGCAGGAACATATCACCTATCGTTTGCAAACCCGGCTTATGCCCGGTACGAAAAGGAAGTCCGCACCGACGACACACTGATAATTCGCCTCGACCCGGTTGTCTTCCACGGACCGGAAGTCATCGTCACCAGCACTAAAGGGGAAGTTCCATCGTCGCCCGTCCCGACTATCGTGGTTGATGGAATGATGCTTCCGCAAACCGGCGCGCCGACGGTTTCCGATATTCTGAGTCAACAACCCGGCGTTGCGCTGGTACGCGATGGGATGTGGGAAACCGACGTATCAATCCGTGGCATGACGAGAAATAATGTTGTGATGATGGTCGACAACACCCGGCTTGAGACAGCTAATGATATTGCAACAGCCCTTTCTTTGATAAATCCATTCGATCTCGATCGCATCGAAGTTATCAAAGGAGCCAACTCGGCTCTCGCCGGGACCGGAGCGTTCGGAGGAGTCGTAAATTGCATTAGCAAATCGCCCTCGTACAGCGACCAGCCTAGATTTGACGGCGAATCTCTAATTCAGTATGAATCGGTAAATCACAGCAGTGCGGAGTATCTCGCACTCGAAAGCGGGTCCGAGAATTTTAAACTTCGTGGCAGCGGAGAATACAGGAAAGCCGGGAATTACGAAACTCCTTTAGGAGATGTGCCAAATTCCCAGTACAATGATTTCGGTCTGACCGGAGACGCTGGTATAAAGTTATTCAACAACCATTCACTCGACCTCACATACCAGCGGTTTCAGGCAGAGGATACGGGGATCCCAGGCGATTCATTGTTTACTCAAACCGCTTCGGCAAAATATACGCTTGCGCGACGCGAACTTTACAAGTTGGAATATTCTATCCCGGACATCAGTGATGCTTTTCCCGTGCTTATTCTTCGCGCGTCAAGACAGATCATCGAGAGGCATGTGCAAGTAATTCAAACTCCAACGCTGACTTTGACGCCACATGCCATACATGGCACAGACATGTTTCAAATTGAAGGCTCGATTGTCCCCGCGACCGGCCACTTCCTTACCGCCGGCGTCGAAGTCTGGCAACGAACCTTGGATAGCAAACGCGAACGATACAACTACTCCAACAATACCGTCATCCAGGATGTCCCTCTCCCCAATTCTTCGTTCGGGAGCGCGGGAATCTATGCGCAGGACGAGTGGCAATTGATACCACAAGCGACGATAGTTGTTCTTGGAGGAAGATGCGATTTTATTCGCGTTCACAACGACCTGACAGTAGACACTGTCTGGATACAAAACTCCAGCGGTCAAAAAACTTTCCCTCAAGATGAAAATGTCCTCTGGCCGGAAAATACAAGCAGCTCGGCAAGCTGGAGTGCCAATCTCGGAATTGACCAGAAGATTTATGAGTCCTTGAACGGCTCCGTTTTGTTATCAACCGCATTTCGATCCCCTTCGCTGGAAGAACGTTACCAGTATTTAAACTTCGGCGGATCGATCCATGTCGGCAACCCCGATCTTCAGCCGGAACAAAGTGTTTCGATTAATTGCGGATTAGAGTGGCGCACATTGTTGCTGCGACTCGATGGCGACGTCTACTACAATTCACTTCGAGATTTGGTCTCGGAAGTCCTCGGAACTTTCGAAGGAAATCCAGCCTATGTAAAAATAAATATCGGCCAGGCAAGAATGTATGGATACGAGTTGTCTGCCGAAACAGATGCGGCATCTCATCTCATATTCGGGGCGACTCTTTCTTACGTTCGTGGTGAGAACACGAAGAGTCATGCCAATCTTCCTCAAATTCCCCCGCTTCACGCTGCATTCTCAGCTAACTATATGTTTGGTAACCTCGGGACCATTGATGCCCAGCTGGAAGGAGATGCCAGGCAAGATTTCTCTGCTGTCGGCGAAAATCCTCCTGCAGGTTATATCCTTATAGACGCAGGCTATAGAAGTGTTCCGGTTGCATTTTCCGGGATATTTATAACGTTAAATTTAGGGGTGCACAATCTTTTCAATCGTGCTTATATGAACTTCCTTTCGACCGCACGAGGAGAAATCAAATACGAGCCCGGCAGAAATATATTTGCGACTGCGTCGGTGCAATGGTAG